From the Leishmania donovani BPK282A1 complete genome, chromosome 30 genome, one window contains:
- a CDS encoding S-adenosylmethionine decarboxylase proenzyme-like, putative, giving the protein MSLWGGFSNPTSYSDSGLEKRLEFDFAAAVDVRTFTVEELEEVLAAAGQRLQHHSSADGLLSLEMTQCIIILTPCKLVVTSASEVMLHQVITPTIALLTSKGVRVEWASYLRKNITSPWCAESEMSDIMAQEYAELKAAFPAGKSFLTGPVDGHHCFNFVYDNVERMAGRKEEDVQVNVFLYDVAAGLEEVDKTTQRFHALQSGEYEVMRTFAGVPCISFETNAKAAVASPTRVQKLLDTFQPAHFTVAALQDRDADGLALRRNFNSFTPYTLQNRTVNLFGEGYAFHQLLFARSAD; this is encoded by the coding sequence ATGTCGCTGTGGGGAGGGTTTTCGAACCCCACCAGCTACAGCGACAGCGGACTCGAGAAGCGTCTCGAGTTCgacttcgccgccgccgtggatgTGCGAACGTTCACGGTGGAGGAGCTtgaggaggtgctggcggcagctGGGCAgaggctgcagcaccactcCTCTGCAGATGGTCTGCTATCGCTAGAGATGACGCAGTGCATTATCATTTTGACACCGTGCAAGCTGGTGGTGACATCCGCGTCTGAGGTGATGCTGCACCAGGTGATCACCCCCACCATCGCCCTTCTCACATCGaagggcgtgcgtgtggagTGGGCCTCGTACCTGCGCAAGAACATCACCTCGCCATGGTGCGCCGAGAGCGAGATGAGCGACATCATGGCGCAGGAGTACGCGGAGCTCAAGGCCGCCTTCCCGGCCGGCAAGTCCTTCCTGACGGGCCCGGTGGATGGTCATCACTGCTTCAATTTCGTGTACGACAACGTTGAAAGGATGGCAGGGCGTAAGGAGGAGGACGTGCAGGTGAACGTGTTCCTCTACGACGTCGCTGCGGgtctggaggaggtggacaaGACAACGCAGCGTTTCCACGCGCTGCAAAGTGGCGAGTACGAAGTGATGCGCACCTTCGCTGGTGTGCCGTGCATTTCCTTCGAGACCAACGCCAAGGCTGCTGTAGCGTCTCCGACGCGCGTGCAGAAGCTCCTCGACACCTTTCAGCCTGCCCACTTCACGGTTGCCGCCCTCCAGGACAGAGACGCCGACGGGTTAGCGCTGCGTCGCAACTTCAACTCCTTCACCCCCTACACGCTGCAGAACCGAACGGTGAACTTATTTGGTGAAGGATACGCCTTCCACCAACTGCTGTTCGCCCGCAGCGCAGATTAA